A DNA window from Candidatus Saccharimonadales bacterium contains the following coding sequences:
- a CDS encoding ParB/RepB/Spo0J family partition protein, producing MSKSNNRGLGRGLDSLIPDQIDPNLDPTHKDDKAVSRTQDLFISDIKPNPEQPRRGMRTEELEELASSIKTHGILQPIVVVSQGSSYTIIAGERRWRAAKTAGLKTVPAIIRTLSDQAKLEIALIENIQRQELSPLELATALTKLNQQFNQSWDAIAKRLGKGASTVSNVA from the coding sequence ATGTCTAAATCAAACAATAGGGGGTTAGGCAGAGGACTGGATTCACTCATACCGGACCAAATTGACCCGAACTTAGACCCTACGCACAAAGATGATAAAGCTGTATCCCGAACACAAGATTTGTTCATCTCTGACATTAAACCAAACCCTGAACAACCGAGGCGGGGCATGCGAACAGAAGAATTAGAGGAACTGGCTAGTTCAATAAAAACCCATGGAATACTCCAGCCGATTGTGGTCGTGTCTCAAGGTTCTAGCTATACTATAATAGCCGGTGAACGCCGCTGGCGGGCAGCTAAAACTGCTGGTCTTAAAACTGTGCCAGCAATTATAAGAACCTTGAGCGACCAAGCAAAACTGGAGATTGCCCTGATTGAAAACATCCAGCGCCAGGAGCTCTCGCCTCTGGAGCTGGCGACGGCTCTGACCAAACTGAACCAACAATTTAACCAATCTTGGGATGCCATAGCCAAACGTCTAGGCAAGGGGGCTAGCACTGTCAGCAATGTGGCCA
- a CDS encoding ParA family protein — MNVIAVANQKGGVGKTTTAVNLAVYLAEMGHRVLLIDLDPQANTTSGLGHSSSGHTVYDLLMDRVKADKAVVETVHDGLLLLPASPDLAASEVELVQELGREYKLKGIISQFDVDYIIIDCPPSLGLLTINALTAANQVIIPVQAEFYALEGVSHLMDTINRVKLALNQDLEILGVLLTMHDKRTSLSGDVHAEITRHFGNKAFDVVIPRNIRLAEAPSHGQPIKTYDKRSKGAKSYQKLAKEVHKRASKQEVKHV; from the coding sequence ATGAATGTAATTGCAGTAGCCAATCAAAAGGGCGGGGTAGGCAAGACTACCACTGCCGTTAACTTGGCAGTTTATCTGGCCGAGATGGGCCACAGGGTACTGCTTATTGATTTGGACCCTCAAGCCAACACCACCAGCGGACTGGGTCATAGTTCGTCAGGCCACACTGTCTATGATTTGCTTATGGATAGGGTAAAAGCCGATAAAGCCGTGGTAGAGACCGTCCACGACGGTCTTCTACTTCTGCCGGCCTCTCCAGATTTGGCGGCTTCGGAGGTAGAGTTGGTGCAGGAGCTGGGCCGGGAGTACAAATTGAAGGGCATTATCAGCCAGTTTGACGTGGACTACATAATCATAGATTGTCCGCCAAGTTTGGGCCTACTGACAATAAATGCTCTGACGGCTGCAAATCAGGTCATAATACCCGTCCAGGCCGAGTTTTATGCCTTAGAAGGCGTCTCACACCTAATGGATACAATTAACAGGGTAAAACTGGCGTTAAATCAGGATTTGGAAATATTAGGCGTGCTGCTGACCATGCATGATAAGCGCACAAGCTTAAGCGGGGACGTTCATGCCGAGATTACCAGACACTTTGGGAACAAGGCTTTCGACGTAGTCATACCGCGCAACATAAGGCTGGCTGAAGCTCCCAGCCACGGCCAGCCGATAAAGACATATGACAAGAGGTCAAAAGGGGCAAAATCTTATCAGAAACTAGCAAAAGAAGTGCATAAACGAGCATCAAAACAGGAGGTAAAACATGTCTAA